One Malania oleifera isolate guangnan ecotype guangnan chromosome 10, ASM2987363v1, whole genome shotgun sequence genomic region harbors:
- the LOC131167066 gene encoding serine/arginine-rich splicing factor RS2Z32-like produces MPRYDDRHGSTRLYVGRLSSRVRSRDLEDLFSRYGRVRDVDLKRDFAFVEFSDPRDADDARYDLNGREFSGSRIIVEFAKGGPRGAGGSREYLGRGPPPGSGRCFNCGLDGHWARDCKAGDWKNKCYRCGERGHIERNCQNSPKKLKRGRSYSRSPSPRHGRSRSPSYSRSRSYSRSRSPPKRERSVERLERRSRSPRDSRRSPRDSRSPKRHKLSPPPAKGRKRSLTPDGRSPQERGSLSPRDRRHANGSDYSGSPRGKSRSPMDDGNRENGHSRSPSPIPREEQSPIDDDDNHGSPRGSESA; encoded by the exons ATGCCTCGATATGATGACCGCCATGGTAGCACGCGTCTCTATGTGGGTCGTTTGTCTTCTCGGGTACGATCACGTGACTTGGAAGATCTGTTCAGCAGATATGGAAG AGTACGCGATGTGGATTTGAAGCGCGATTTTGCCTTCGTT GAATTCAGTGATCCGCGAGATGCTGATGATGCAAGATATGACTTAAATGGTCGGGAATTTAGTGGAAGCCGAATCATAGTTGAATTTGCTAAGGGG GGACCACGAGGTGCTGGTGGATCTCGTGAGTATCTTGGTAGGGGTCCTCCTCCTGGATCAGGGCGCTGCTTCAATTGTGGACTTGATGGGCACTGGGCTCGAGATTGCAAAGCTGGTGACTGGAAAAACAAGTGTTATCGCTGTGGTGAACGTGGCCATATTGAAAGAAATTGTCAGAATAGCCCAAAGAAATTGAA ACGTGGACGTAGTTACTCTAGATCACCATCTCCTCGCCATGGCCGAAGTCGGAGCCCTAGTTATAGCAGGAGTCGTAGTTACAG TCGTTCCAGATCACCACCAAAGAGAGAGCGGAGTGTTGAACGTCTGGAGAGAAGATCAAGGAGTCCTCGTGACAGCAGAAGGAGCCCCCGTGACAGTAGGAGCCCCAAACGACACAAACTGTCACCACCTCCAGCCAAAGGCAGGAAGAGGAGTCTGACTCCTGATGGCAGAAGCCCACAGGAGAGAGGGAGCCTGTCCCCAAGGGACCGCAGGCATGCCAATGGGTCAGATTATAGTGGGAGCCCAAGGGGAAAGAGTAGAAGCCCAATGGACGATGGTAATAGAGAGAATGGCCACAGTCGCAGCCCTAGTCCCATTCCTAGGGAAGAACAGAGCCCAATTGATGATGATGATAACCATGGCTCTCCTAGGGGCAGTGAATCGGCTTGA